A portion of the Kazachstania africana CBS 2517 chromosome 2, complete genome genome contains these proteins:
- the RSN1 gene encoding Rsn1p (similar to Saccharomyces cerevisiae RSN1 (YMR266W); ancestral locus Anc_8.819): MTSSTTSTSTQQVLTSLIYNGIVFGAFIAGFILLRIKLKRIYTPKSSFQLINEEKKPEPLPSGLWQWFLPLLKKSDNFVIQQAGLDGYFFLRYLFIISAYCAVSILYVFPILLPINAANGNKQSGLNQLAYQDVKDPNRYYAHVFVGWIFFWCFLFIIYRELIYYTSMRQAVLATPRYAKKQSSRTVLFQTVPSQYLSEEEFTKLFDGVKRIWIARGAGNLGKLVDKRDKMAMKLEAAETSYLKKAVKSVKKMKKKNPSQIISNSIRDYIPDKKRPKHGLTIWARFFFGKKVDTIDYIKEELPKLNAEIKDLQDNHMDSQPFNSVFIEFESQYQAQIAAQIATHHIPLSMAPVHIGLEPDDVVWFNMRMFWWERLVREVGSLLAIVALIILWAFPVAFVGMVSNLTYLTNKLHWLNFIYNLPSVLLGLLTSLAPTIALSLLMSCLPVIIKIFARIHGNVSSQQISYFTQNAYFGFQVIQVFLVTTIASAATSAVTQIVENPSSAMTILASNLPKASNFYIAYIILKGMSGAGGALLQYVPLAKFYALGFLDSTARKKWNRFHKLSTMDYGKTFPVYSNLTVILFSYSIISPIILLFGAAGFFLLYVAHLYNLTYVYAEAPDARGIHYPRAIFQTLVGIYIGQVCLLGLFVVGKGWGPIVLQIVCIFVTIVVHLYLNRSFDNLIKIVPVDTMKPLDGKSDTPSFKNIYNNKNHKHTDDINELPQFPIRKYHPNNANSSSYTRSDLKSASLFSENTLDYHYDPRVKDSENIIASVPLLADGDTMKVPDAPWWKRFFLPHIYCSYKVVKSRLPAIYGLADPNERVDKDAIAHAYDYPAVSAKCPYLWVPHDPYGFSTEIIRDLEGIVEISDEGALINENAKIQVVGEPPAYEDIIEGSYESDKESSKTNPFTTPFDKN; the protein is encoded by the coding sequence ATGACAAGTTCCACAACTAGCACTTCAACACAACAAGTGCTAACCTCCCTTATTTACAATGGGATTGTGTTCGGTGCTTTTATTGCTGGTTTTATTCTGCTTAGAATAAAActgaaaagaatatatactccaaaatcttctttCCAATTGATTAACGAGGAGAAGAAACCTGAACCTCTCCCATCTGGACTATGGCAATGGTTTTTGCcattattaaagaaatctGACAATTTTGTCATACAACAAGCTGGATTAGATGgttatttctttcttcgtTATCTATTCATTATATCTGCATATTGTGCAGTTTCTATCCTTTACgtttttccaattctaCTTCCTATAAATGCTGCAAATGGTAATAAACAAAGTGGTTTGAATCAATTGGCCTATCAAGACGTTAAGGACCCCAACCGTTACTATGCCCACGTTTTCGTAGGATGGATCTTCTTCTGGTGTTTCCTCTTTATCATCTACCGTGAGTTAATCTACTACACTTCTATGAGACAAGCTGTGTTGGCTACACCAAGATACGCCAAGAAACAGTCTTCTAGAACGGTTCTATTTCAAACGGTTCCTTCTCAATATTTAAGTGAAGAGGAATTTACGAAACTATTTGACGGTGTTAAGCGTATATGGATTGCAAGAGGGGCTGGCAATTTGGGTAAATTGGTAGACAAGAGAGATAAAATGGCTATGAAACTAGAAGCTGCTGAGACCAGTTACCTGAAGAAAGCAGTTAAATCGgtaaagaagatgaaaaagaaaaatccaaGTCAAATTATATCCAATAGCATAAGAGACTACATTCCTGACAAGAAAAGACCAAAACATGGGTTGACAATCTGGGCAAGATTTTTCTTCGGTAAAAAAGTAGATACAATTGATTACATAAAAGAAGAGTTACCAAAGTTAAATGCTGAGATCAAAGATTTACAAGACAATCATATGGACAGTCAACCATTCAATTCAgtctttattgaatttgaatctcAATATCAGGCACAAATTGCGGCTCAGATTGCGACACATCATATTCCATTATCTATGGCTCCCGTACATATTGGTCTAGAACCCGATGACGTCGTCTGGTTCAACATGAGGATGTTCTGGTGGGAACGTTTAGTTAGGGAGGTTGGTTCTTTGCTTGCGATCGTGGCATTGATTATTTTATGGGCTTTCCCAGTTGCGTTCGTTGGTatggtttcaaatcttACTTATCTAACAAATAAATTACATTGGTtaaatttcatttacaATTTACCAAGCGTTTTACTAGGTTTATTGACTTCTTTAGCACCTACCATCgcattatctttattgatGTCTTGTTTGCCCGttataatcaaaatatttgcaAGAATACATGGTAATGTGTCGAGTCAGCAAATTTCCTACTTTACACAAAATGCCTATTTTGGTTTCCAGGTTATCCAAGTGTTCTTAGTTACAACTATTGCATCAGCAGCTACATCTGCAGTTACCCAAATTGTCGAAAATCCCTCAAGTGCGATGACAATTCTGGCATCTAACTTACCAAAAGCATCTAATTTCTATATTGCTTATATCATTTTGAAGGGAATGTCTGGTGCCGGTGGCGCTTTGTTACAATATGTACCATTAGCTAAATTTTACGCATTGGGTTTCCTCGATTCTACagcaagaaagaaatggaaCCGTTTCCATAAGTTATCCACTATGGATTACGGTAAGACTTTTCCAGTATATTCGAATTTAACGGTTATTTTATTCTCGTATTCTATTATCTCACCTATAATTCTGCTTTTCGGTGCAGCAggatttttcttattataCGTCGCCCATCTCTACAATTTAACATATGTTTATGCAGAAGCCCCCGACGCCAGAGGTATTCACTATCCAAGAGCTATATTCCAAACTCTGGTAGGTATCTATATCGGTCAGGTTTGTCTGTTGGGTCTATTTGTCGTAGGTAAAGGGTGGGGTCCAATTGTCCTGCAAATTGTTTGCATATTTGTGACAATTGTTGTCCATCTTTATTTGAACAGAagttttgataatttgatcAAGATTGTTCCTGTTGACACAATGAAACCGCTTGATGGAAAGTCCGATACCCCATcgttcaaaaatatttataacaATAAGAACCATAAACACACAGATgatattaatgaattaCCGCAATTTCCAATTCGTAAGTACCATCCAAACAATGCTAATTCTAGTAGCTACACCAGATCCGATTTAAAGTCAGCAAGTCTCTTCAGTGAAAATACTTTAGATTATCACTACGACCCAAGAGTTAAAGATTCAGAAAATATCATTGCCTCAGTCCCACTACTTGCTGATGGCGATACCATGAAGGTCCCTGATGCGCCTTGGTGGAAGAGGTTTTTCTTACCTCATATCTATTGTTCATATAAGGTTGTGAAAAGTAGGTTACCCGCAATTTACGGTTTGGCCGATCCAAATGAGAGGGTTGATAAGGATGCTATTGCTCATGCATACGATTATCCAGCGGTCAGTGCGAAATGTCCTTATCTATGGGTCCCACATGATCCATATGGATTTTCCACAGAGATCATAAGAGATCTAGAAGGTATTGTTGAAATATCTGATGAAGGTGCCTTAATTAACGAAAATGCAAAAATTCAAGTTGTGGGTGAACCTCCAGCTTATGAAGACATTATCGAAGGTTCGTACGAGTCAGACAAGGAAAGCTCAAAAACAAATCCTTTCACCACTCcctttgataaaaattaa
- the KAFR0B03720 gene encoding uncharacterized protein (similar to Saccharomyces cerevisiae YMR265C; ancestral locus Anc_8.818), whose product MNSAVPWDDYCCCVSHDSIKDGCQFPDKIVKLCIYDFDNTLYNSPKPNQSLYGKSLFSALLSADTFYGGGWWNNTAFLSESFSESMRESNKESMSKYWNKNVVEKARISYADSDTISVLLSGRKDHFQRLIYQMLTESREKFGLSDDDLKFNCICLKKASINGEYPTTMDFKRSLLMKLINFFKNLREVVIFEDRINHVNQFNSFFKQSKFSKKLQCSTIHVQPTHTKLDPAAEVNLVERLVEIHNRNNPEMDVSLKWSSARIGFFLNSKSLRSLSMRTKAILKGINHGRFRAYSENNMFIPIAQRDSPIRDAEIVKIWTNNEKYDNELAHGIIKNFYSLHGTEGCKVQFLVIQVGYSSGDKTSRDTEIYYKAIPCDKKRYLWSAYRDFIIVNDIDSESPQDKLNKIKWERLRNPVKITTYFRQHSKLKM is encoded by the coding sequence ATGAATAGTGCTGTTCCATGGGATGATTATTGCTGTTGTGTATCTCATGATAGTATCAAAGATGGATGCCAATTCCCTGATAAGATAGTGAAGTTATGTATTtatgattttgataatacaTTGTACAATTCACCAAAACCGAACCAAAGCTTATACGGTAAAAGTTTATTCAGTGCATTATTGAGCGCGGATACATTTTATGGAGGAGGTTGGTGGAATAATACAGCTTTTTTAAGTGAATCTTTCTCCGAAAGTATGAGGGAATCAAACAAAGAATCCATGTCAAAGTACTGGAATAAAAATGTTGTGGAAAAGGCAAGAATTTCATATGCAGATAGTGATACGATATCTGTACTATTGAGTGGTCGTAAGGATCACTTTCAGCGTCTGATATATCAAATGTTAACGGAAAGTAGAGAGAAGTTTGGGTTAAGTGATGATGATCTGAAATTCAATTGCATTTGCCTGAAGAAGGCTTCAATTAATGGTGAATATCCAACAACCATGGATTTTAAGCGATCTTTGCTCATGAAactaattaattttttcaaaaaccTTAGAGAGGTTGTTATCTTTGAGGATAGAATAAATCATGTTAATCAATTCAATTCCTTTTTCaaacaatcaaaattttctaaaaaattacaaTGCTCTACCATACATGTCCAACCCACTCATACGAAATTAGATCCGGCAGCTGAGGTTAATCTAGTAGAACGTCTTGTAGAAATCCATAATAGAAACAACCCGGAAATGGACGTGTCTCTGAAATGGAGTTCAGCTAGAATTGgatttttcttaaattcAAAGTCTTTGAGATCTTTGAGCATGCGAACTAAAGCCATTTTAAAAGGCATAAATCATGGTAGATTTAGGGCCTACTCTGAAAATAACATGTTTATACCAATAGCTCAACGAGACAGCCCGATACGAGATGCTGAGATTGTTAAGATATGGACAAATAATGAGAAATATGATAATGAACTTGCCCATGGTATAATAAAGAACTTTTATTCCCTTCATGGAACAGAAGGATGTAAGGTACAGTTTCTCGTTATTCAGGTGGGTTATAGTTCGGGAGATAAGACTTCAAGAGACACagaaatatattataaAGCTATCCCGTgtgataaaaaaagatatttatGGTCAGCATATAGagattttattattgttaatGACATTGACTCAGAAAGCCCACAGGATAAACTTAATAAGATAAAATGGGaaagattaagaaatcCAGTAAAAATAACGACCTATTTCAGGCAACActcaaaattaaaaatgtAA
- the CUE1 gene encoding Cue1p (similar to Saccharomyces cerevisiae CUE1 (YMR264W) and CUE4 (YML101C); ancestral locus Anc_8.816), translating to MDSSVVSIIITLFLGFILVRWFLQSDQHPSSVRATQQNSMRNSRRPRNANNNNRNTANRATVSPQMIQAVQNIAPNLHVEQIRYALQQPNASVEIVIERYLRDETFDFPPNYTPIQTQNFTTGSTNDPRKVNMIRSDNLLTKFNVHDNDDFTNVEFTDLDMNERKKYLIWKARREMKERLQNDNELSSLLN from the coding sequence ATGGATTCATCGGTTGTGTCTATAATAATCACCTTATTTCTAGGATTCATACTAGTAAGATGGTTTTTACAATCTGATCAACATCCATCTTCTGTGAGAGCAACtcaacaaaattcaatgagaaACAGCAGACGTCCTCGCAATgccaataataataacagaAATACCGCAAATAGAGCCACTGTTTCACCTCAAATGATACAAGCTGTTCAAAACATTGCACCCAATCTACATGTCGAACAAATTAGATACGCTTTACAACAACCAAATGCATCCGTAGAAATTGTCATCGAAAGATACCTAAGAGATGAGACTTTTGATTTCCCACCAAATTATACCCCTATACAGACTCAGAATTTTACCACTGGTTCTACAAATGATCCAAGAAAAGTTAATATGATTCGTTCTGATAACCTAttaacaaaatttaatgtccatgataatgatgatttcaCTAATGTCGAGTTCACAGATCTTGACAtgaatgaaagaaagaaatatctCATATGGAAGGCAAGAAGAGAAATGAAGGAGCGTCTGCAAAATGACAATgaattatcttcattgCTAAATTAG
- the SAP30 gene encoding Sap30p (similar to Saccharomyces cerevisiae SAP30 (YMR263W); ancestral locus Anc_8.815) — MARGSNSESESNRSTAGTATKDHNPSSTSQNKQRLTSSQQQYLNNLTATHVTNNHPTENRNVYHPLDFQHDSDEFLRNYKDHYNLSLPDNMTVSGYLLGSQLGSKTYSFKRNKVGKPDARILKSQLAEEIKDHFNNMQLKEVDIIPQFIYKIKNKDKKFKMEFNTGS; from the coding sequence ATGGCAAGAGGTTCCAATAGTGAGTCTGAAAGTAATAGGTCTACAGCTGGTACGGCTACAAAGGATCATAACCCCTCTTCAACCTCTCAAAATAAACAGAGATTGACATCTTCGCAACAACAGTATTTAAACAACTTGACTGCAACACATGTCACCAACAACCATCCCACAGAGAATCGTAACGTCTACCACCCTCTAGATTTTCAACACGATTCAGATGAATTTCTTCGCAATTATAAAGATCATTACAACCTCAGCCTACCTGATAACATGACCGTAAGCGGATACTTATTGGGGTCACAATTGGGCTCCAAGACATATTCATTCAAGAGAAACAAAGTAGGCAAGCCAGATGCAAGAATACTCAAGAGCCAGCTGGCggaagaaattaaagacCATTTTAATAACAtgcaattgaaagaagttgatATAATACCGCAATTTATctataaaattaaaaataaagataaaaaatttaaaatggAATTCAATACAGGAAGTTGA
- the KAFR0B03750 gene encoding putative endodeoxyribonuclease (similar to Saccharomyces cerevisiae YMR262W; ancestral locus Anc_8.814): MENTVPLVDAHCHIDNTATIPNSDIVKCIMATNLDDFNTVSNQNNKLNGFGIHPWYSHLFSLNADCNDKVSHYKSVLHFSPNLPDSKIDQIIENSLPQPTNLNVVIQDNLDCFATLKFIGEIGLDKSFSLKLDDSIECQIKLDHQFKIFERLCQLANQFNLNVSIHDVKCTMYCFTTCEKLLFPNPNVKIILHSYNSSMDFLQNFWLKNLYDDKRIYLSISKKINFNKSNKLNIKLIPKDTILPETDLNVHDPNYCESLIYVYEHLMSIYNLSDLDACKRLLYANFSQMLE; encoded by the coding sequence ATGGAGAATACCGTACCCTTAGTAGATGCCCATTGCCATATCGACAATACAGCAACTATACCCAATAGTGATATTGTAAAATGTATAATGGCTACAAATTTAGACGATTTCAACACTGTCTctaatcaaaataataaacttAATGGATTCGGTATACATCCATGGTATTCTCACCTATTCTCTTTGAATGCTGATTGTAACGATAAAGTATCTCATTATAAATCAGTCTTACACTTTTCTCCCAACTTACCCGATTCTAAAATCgatcaaattattgaaaattcacTACCACAGCCAACTAATTTAAATGTAGTAATTCAAGACAACTTAGACTGCTTTGcaacattgaaattcatCGGTGAAATTGGATTAGATAagtcattttcattgaaattagaCGATTCAATCGAATGCCAAATTAAATTAGATCAtcaatttaaaatattcgaAAGATTGTGCCAATTGGCTAATCAATTCAATCTAAACGTATCAATACATGATGTGAAGTGTACAATGTACTGTTTTACCACTTGCGAAAAACTGCTCTTCCCAAATCCAAACGTTAAGATAATACTACATTCATACAATTCTTCCATGGATTTCTTACAAAACTTTTGgttgaaaaatctatatGATGATAAGAGAATTTATTTAAGCATCTCTaagaagataaatttcaataaatcaaataagtTGAACATCAAACTGATACCAAAAGATACCATCCTACCGGAAACAGATTTAAATGTGCATGATCCTAATTACTGTGAGAGTTTAATTTACGTCTACGAACATCTTATGTCAATTTACAATTTATCAGATTTAGACGCATGCAAAAGACTTCTATATGCTAATTTCAGTCAAATGTTAGAATGA
- the TPS3 gene encoding trehalose 6-phosphate synthase/phosphatase complex subunit (similar to Saccharomyces cerevisiae TSL1 (YML100W) and TPS3 (YMR261C); ancestral locus Anc_8.813), with product MTILVASLLLPYKPQFQIDNDNEFLSNDTIDRNLIEINQFRPKSPPIMSNNRNKSTESLPRIKSANAIDEMVLTSEEFMHNLTANATTNVTPKNEPNLTKTFSAEDFFLNSNKSTSSVNSLTNLAGLSNENVADSTANLLKNVNKSLLKSTLIKSKRPNLIHSRSTIVTPKSTALPESNSPVADFNKVKQNNFNNAKPFSVKRFPKPVPTNKNVAPPIYVEDSDLESEISDIPIAKFGGISHTNKMLKASILNRDKIDLFNKIPFNIVPNPKGNGSLKNAINQTIVENENLDPKDNVNWIGTIGIPTDELPDNVTTNIANQLKDDYDSFAIIPDDITFNGHYKNFCKQILWPTLHYQIPDNPYSKAFEDHSWNYYQRLNELYAEKIVEIYKPDDVIWIHDYHLLLLPRLIRKRLPKAKIGFFLHLSFPSSEVFRCLAHRNEILDGMLGANFIGFQTNEYLRHFLQTCNRLLMTDITSENELKYNGDIIKMNCCPIGIDSFNLTLQIFQNENVLNWKSLIRERWNNYKLIVCRDQFDRIRGLIKKLLAFERFLKLNPQYIDKVVLIQICIGNQNDHDLERQVMIIVDRINSLSSNISVSPPVVFLHQDLEFEQYLALNCEADMFWVNSLREGMNLTCHEFIVSSLEKNAPLLLSEFTGSASVLNKGIISINPWDIKDVSEKIKFALEMSPFTKNYNWKQIMKNIINHDSENWVVRNLNGINSSWDSIKERSMIFRLSYDEILQNYLDSKKRFFILKISEPPNSRMISILNDLATKNIVFVMNSFSKSTLEILYSRVPNIGLMAENGAYVRIDGSWYNIVDQVDWKNEVVKIFDDKMERLPGSYYKISDSMIKFHTENAEDKERVPSVIGDAITHINTLFDGKDIHAFVHENVINVQQTNLSINALEFIMKFYNTTTVTEPEPSSPIAVRKSPAFNFSDANNNNVNENSQNPIDFICVTGSSSPVIDPIFKYLKTELSKDENIKYQHSVIYGTNTSTYAKEHVNGLNELFIVLDKLSKV from the coding sequence ATGACGATATTAGTGGCTTCTTTACTATTACCTTATAAACcacaatttcaaattgataatgataatgaattctTATCAAATGATACAATAGATagaaatttaattgaaatcaatcaattcagACCGAAATCGCCCCCAATTATGTCAAATAATAGAAATAAATCAACTGAATCTTTACCAAGAATTAAATCTGCAAATGCCATTGATGAAATGGTATTGACATCAGAAGAATTTATGCATAATTTAACCGCTAATGCAACAACTAACGTTACACCCAAAAATGAACCGAATTTAACTAAAACATTTTCTGCAGAGGACTTTTtcttaaattcaaataaatctaCTTCAAGTGTAAATAGTTTAACGAATCTTGCCGgtttatcaaatgaaaatgttgCAGATTCTACAgcaaatcttttaaaaaatgttaataaatctttattgaaaagtaCTCTAATTAAATCGAAAAGACCAAatttaattcattcaaGATCAACTATTGTGACACCAAAATCAACCGCATTGCCAGAATCAAATTCTCCAGTCGCAGATTTTAACAAAGTTAAGCAaaacaattttaataatgCAAAACCTTTTTCCGTTAAAAGATTCCCAAAACCTGTACCTACTAATAAAAACGTTGCACCACCAATATATGTAGAAGATTCTGATTTGGAATCAGAAATTTCAGATATTCCAATCGCTAAATTCGGTGGAATATCTCATACAAATAAAATGTTAAAGgcatcaattttaaatcgtgataaaattgatctttttaataaaattcCATTCAATATAGTACCAAATCCAAAAGGTAATGGCTCTTTGAAGAATGCGATTAATCAAACTATtgtagaaaatgaaaatttagatCCAAAAGATAATGTCAACTGGATTGGTACAATAGGTATTCCAACTGATGAATTACCAGATAATGTTACTACGAATATTgcaaatcaattaaaagatGATTACGATTCATTTGCAATTATACCAGATGATATCACTTTTAATGGtcattataaaaatttttgtaaacAAATATTGTGGCCGACTTtacattatcaaattccAGATAATCCATATTCAAAGGCTTTTGAGGACCATTCCTGgaattattatcaaagGCTAAATGAATTGTATGCAGAAAAAATTGTGGAAATTTATAAACCAGATGATGTCATCTGGATTCATGATTATCATTTGTTACTATTACCAAGATTAATTCGTAAAAGACTGCCAAAAGCCAAAATTGGATTCTTTTTACATCTATCATTCCCATCAAGTGAAGTCTTTAGATGTCTAGCTCATAGAAACGAGATTCTTGATGGTATGTTGGGTGCTAATTTCATTGGTTTCCAAAcaaatgaatatttaaGACATTTCTTACAAACTTGTAATAGATTATTAATGACTGATATCACaagtgaaaatgaattgaaatataatgGTGATATCATTAAGATGAATTGTTGCCCCATTGGTATcgattcattcaatttgaCTTTacagatttttcaaaatgaaaatgtatTAAATTGGAAAAGCTTAATCAGAGAAAGGTGGAATAATTATAAATTAATTGTTTGTAGAGACCAATTCGATAGAATTAGAGGTttaatcaaaaaattattggcatttgaaagatttttgaaattaaacccacaatatattgataaagTGGTTTTAATTCAGATTTGTATCGGTAATCAAAATGATCATGACTTAGAAAGACAAGTTATGATTATCGTCGATAGAATCaattctttatcttcaaatatcaGTGTCTCTCCACCAGTTGTTTTCTTACATCAAGACCttgaatttgaacaatATTTGGCTTTAAATTGTGAGGCCGATATGTTCTGGGTCAATTCTTTGAGAGAAGGTATGAATTTAACTTGTCATGAATTCATTGTATCATCATTAGAAAAAAACGCTcctttattattatctgaaTTTACAGGTTCTGCATCAGTACTAAATAAAGGTATAATATCTATTAACCCATGGGATATCAAAGACGTGtcagaaaagattaaatttGCATTAGAAATGTCACCTTTTACCAAGAACTATAATTGGAAACAaattatgaaaaatataatcaacCATGATTCAGAAAACTGGGTTGTTAGAAATTTAAATGGTATAAATTCATCTTGGGACtcaattaaagaaagatCAATGATATTTAGATTATCGTATGATGAAATTCTACAAAATTACTTGgattcaaagaaaagatttttcattttaaaaatttcagaaccaccaaattcaagaatgatttcaattttaaatgatttaGCCACTAAAAACATCGTATTTGTCATGAATTCATTTTCGAAATCAACGTTAGAAATCTTGTATAGTCGCGTCCCAAATATTGGTCTAATGGCAGAAAATGGTGCATATGTAAGAATTGATGGCTCATGGTACAACATCGTAGATCAAGTGGATTGGAAAAATGAAGTagtcaaaatttttgatgataaAATGGAAAGGCTACCTGGTTCATATTATAAAATATCTGATTCGATGATCAAATTTCATACAGAAAATGCggaagataaagaaagagTTCCATCCGTCATCGGTGACGCAATTACACATATTAACACCTTATTTGATGGTAAAGATATACACGCATTCGTCCATGAAAATGTCATCAACGTTCAACAGACAAATTTGTCCATTAACGCATTGGAATTcattatgaaattttacaatACTACCACGGTCACTGAGCCCGAGCCAAGTTCCCCCATTGCAGTACGTAAATCACCTGCTTTCAATTTTAGTGATGCTAATAACAACAATGTAAACGAAAATTCCCAGAATCCAATTGACTTTATCTGTGTGACCGGTTCATCATCTCCCGTCATTGACcctattttcaaatatttgaaaacaGAATTATccaaagatgaaaatataaagtACCAGCATTCTGTTATATACGGTACAAATACTTCAACCTATGCAAAGGAGCATGTTAATGGATTAAACGAACTATTCATAGTTCTGGATAAATTGTCAAAAGTTTAG